One Purpureocillium takamizusanense chromosome 1, complete sequence genomic window carries:
- the PMR1 gene encoding High affinity Ca2+/Mn2+ P-type ATPase-like protein (TransMembrane:8 (i114-132o138-154i366-385o391-417i932-951o966-982i1003-1023o1035-1054i)~COG:P~EggNog:ENOG503NUDF), translating to MQLPWQGNQGANHGPLLPTAAGNSIPTISGFTQDSEGDKPPSRPRHVRTTSAHARGVADDFSYMTPSEAAARLRTSLTQGLTPTEALTRLGDYGPNEIPHEDPEPLWLRFVKQFQEPLIVLLLVSAGTSLLLGNMDDAVSITVAVTIVVTVGFVQEYRSEQSIEALNHLVPNHAHLVRGGPAKPQGTPKTSSWPPAALEGADGSLSPGLKTPAEDVLDATSAKVMAGQLVPGDLVLFTTGDRIPADIRVTKAADLTIDESNLTGETDPVRVTTEARSRRINALGISHVQLPRPSTLSPSDSQGDHANSTTHNIAYMGTLVKSGYGQGIVFATGGSTHFGTIATSVTGTESPRSPLQLSMDDLGSQLSKASFAVIALISFVGWLQGKGLLEIFTISISLAVAAIPEGLPIIVTVTLALGVHRMARHNAIVRRMPKVETLGSVNVVCTDKTGTLTTNHMTTSELWCFGAGGAFDVVSDAESLENKISQASMRILRIGNIANNARLAQKYTDNGAAATAVLSSTIGREDAAPYTRWVGQPTDVAMLDLLDKFNEHDARESVGPRVTETPFSSERKWMGVTIGSDAKGEKEYAYMKGSIEKVLAACDTYLERDGREIVLDHARRQEALAAAETMAAKGLRVLAFASGPVNRSAKGRSTPGAPRSGTPGQDGSGSPLPGSDEAYRDLTFAGLVGMSDPPRPGVARSIRRLMRGGVKVVMITGDAETTAVAIGRQLGMTIAVPSAHSTSQSTVKSVLRGDEVDQMSEQDLAQALQHTTIFARTNPDHKLKIIRALQSRGDIVAMTGDGVNDAPALKKADIGISMGRHGTDVAKEAADMILTDDDFSTILHAIEEGKGIFNNIQNFLTFQLSTSAAGLSLVFLCTCFGFRTPLNAMQILWINIIMDGPPAQSLGVEKVDPDVMNRPPRNRGDPVLTRAVLMRVLTSASIIMVGTMLIYSREMLADGQVTRRDTTMTFTCFVFFDMFNALSCRSESKSIFRGEMGLFANNLFNWAVSLSLICQLLVIYMPWLQEVFQTEALSFGDLVRLVALCSTVFWADELRKYLKYGKRRLGSGYSQAV from the exons ATGCAGCTGCCATGGCAGGGGAACCAGGGCGCAAATCACGGGCCGCTGCTCCCTACGGCTGCCGGCAACAGTATTCCGACCATTTCCGGCTTCACTCAGGACTCCGAGGGCGACAAGCCGCCTTCGAGGCCTCGGCATGTCAGGACGACTTCGGCGCATGCGCGG GGCGTTGCCGATGACTTTTCATACATGACCccgagcgaggcggccgcccggcTGCGAACATCTCTGACCCAGGGCCTTACGCCAACCGAAGCCCTGACGCGCCTCGGCGACTATGGCCCGAACGAGATACCCCACGAAGATCCCGAACCGCTATGGCTGCGCTTCGTGAAGCAGTTCCAAGAGCCACTcattgtgctgctgctcgtaTCCGCGGGTACGTCCTTGCTGCTGGGCAACATGGATGATGCAGTCAGCATCACGGTGgccgtcaccatcgtcgtcaccgtcggcttcgtccaGGAATACCGATCGGAGCAGTCAATTGAGGCTCTCAACCACCTGGTTCCGAATCATGCCCACCTTGTGCGGGGCGGACCAGCGAAGCCTCAGGGCACACccaagacgtcgtcgtggccgcccgccgccttggaggGTGCGGACGGCTCCTTGAGCCCCGGCCTCAAGACTCCAGCCGAAGACGTTCTCGATGCAACGTCAGCCAAGGTCATGGCTGGCCAACTTGTTCCGGGCGATCTAGTGCTCTTCACTACCGGCGATCGCATCCCCGCAGACATACGCGTCACCAAAGCGGCAGACCTCACCATCGACGAGTCCAACTTGACCGGAGAGACGGATCCCGTTCGAGTGACCACCGAGGCTCGATCGCGTAGAATCAATGCCCTTGGCATCAGCCATGTCCAGCTCCCTCGCCCATCCACGCTGTCACCGAGCGACAGCCAAGGTGATCACGCCAACAGCACCACACACAACATCGCGTACATGGGAACGCTGGTCAAATCGGGCTACGGCCAAGGCATCGTGTTTGCCACAGGGGGCAGCACGCATTTCGGTACCATCGCAACGAGTGTCACAGGGACCGAGAGCCCGCGATCACCGTTGCAGCTGTCCATGGATGATCTCGGGTCTCAGCTCAGCAAGGCGTCATTTGCTGTCATTGCCCTGATCTCGTTCGTGGGTTGGCTGCAAGGTAAAGGTCTGCTCGAGATATTCACCATCTCCATCTCtttggccgtcgccgccattcCAGAGGGCCTGCCCATCATCGTTACTGTCACTTTAGCCCTCGGAGTGCACCGAATGGCCAGACACAATGCCATTGTTCGCCGCATGCCCAAGGTCGAGACATTGGGGTCGGTGAATGTGGTTTGCACGGACAAGACAG GCACGCTAACGACAAATCATATGACCACCTCCGAGCTGTGGTGCTTTGGAGCAGGAGGTGCGTTTGACGTGGTATCAGATGCCGAGTCTCTTGAAAACAAAATCAGCCAGGCGTCGATGCGAATCCTTCGCATCGGCAATATTGCCAACAACGCACGGCTTGCTCAGAAGTATACGGAcaacggggcggcggccacggccgttCTATCCTCGACCATCGGTCGCGAAGACGCCGCCCCGTACACCCGATGGGTCGGGCAGCCGACAGATGTGGCCATGCTAGACTTGCTTGATAAGTTCAACGAGCACGATGCGCGCGAGTCTGTCGGCCCTCGCGTCACCGAGACCCCGTTCAGCTCCGAGCGCAAGTGGATGGGCGTTACGATCGGATCCGACGCCAAGGGTGAAAAGGAGTATGCGTACATGAAGGGCTCCATTGAAAAGGTGCTCGCGGCTTGTGACACCTACCTTGAACGAGACGGACGCGAAATCGTGCTCGATCACGCCCGGCGCCAGGAGGCACTGGCCGCAGCCGAGACCATGGCGGCCAAGGGTCTCAGGGTACTGGCTTTCGCTAGTGGACCAGTCAACAGATCGGCAAAGggacgctcgacgccgggAGCACCACGCAGTGGCACGCCCGGGCAAGACGGCTCGGGTTCTCCGTTGCCGGGATCGGATGAGGCATATAGGGATCTTACCTTTGCCGGCTTGGTTGGCATGAGCGATCCGCCGAGACCTGGCGTCGCTCGATCGATCAGGCGATTGATGAGAGGTGGCGTCAAAGTCGTCATGATCACAGGCgacgcggagacgacggctgTGGCAATCGGCAGGCAACTGGGCATGACGATTGCTGTGCCTAGCGCTCATTCGACAAGCCAGTCGACGGTGAAGTCCGTTTTGAGGGGCGACGAAGTAGACCAGATGTCTGAGCAAGACCTGGCGCAGGCACTGCAGCACACGACCATCTTTGCCCGAACGAACCCCGACCACAAGCTCAAGATCATCAGAGCGCTGCAATCTCGTGGCGACATCGTGGCCATGACGGGAGATGGCGTCAACGACGCGCCGGCCCTGAAGAAGGCTGACATTGGTATCTCGATGGGCCGCCACGGGACCGACGTTGCCAAAGAAGCGGCGGATATGATtctcaccgacgacgacttctcGACCATTCTGCATGCCATagaggagggcaagggcatATTCAACAACATTCAGAATTTCTTGACGTTTCAGCTCAGcaccagcgcggcgggcctgTCGCTCGTCTTTCTCTGCACCTGCTTTGGCTTCAGGACACCCCTGAATGCCATGCAGATTCTCTGGATCA ATATCATCATGGACGGCCCTCCGGCACAGTCGCTTGGTGTCGAAAAGGTTGACCCGGACGTGATGAACCGGCCACCACGGAACCGGGGCGACCCTGTCCTTACTAGGGCGGTGCTCATGCGCGTGCTGACGTCGGCGTCCATCATCATGGTTGGCACGATGCTGATATACAGCCGGGAGATGCTGGCGGACGGACAGGTGACGCGACGGGACACGACTATGACGTTTACGtgcttcgtcttcttcgacATGTTTAATGCGCTCAGCTGCCGGTCTGAGTCCAAGTCCATCTTCCGTGGCGAGATGGGTCTGTTCGCGAACAACCTGTTCAACTGGGCCGTGTCCCTCAGCCTGATATGCCAGCTGCTGGTGATATACATGCCATGGTTGCAGGAGGTGTTCCAGACCGAGGCGCTCAGCTTCGGCGACTTGGTTCGATTGGTTGCGCTTTGCAGCACCGTGTTTTgggcggacgagctgcgaAAATACCTGAAGTACGGCAAGAGGCGTTTGGGAAGCGGGTACAGCCAGGCGGTGTAA
- the PMR1 gene encoding High affinity Ca2+/Mn2+ P-type ATPase-like protein, variant 2 (COG:P~EggNog:ENOG503NUDF~TransMembrane:4 (i114-132o138-154i366-385o391-417i)), producing MQLPWQGNQGANHGPLLPTAAGNSIPTISGFTQDSEGDKPPSRPRHVRTTSAHARGVADDFSYMTPSEAAARLRTSLTQGLTPTEALTRLGDYGPNEIPHEDPEPLWLRFVKQFQEPLIVLLLVSAGTSLLLGNMDDAVSITVAVTIVVTVGFVQEYRSEQSIEALNHLVPNHAHLVRGGPAKPQGTPKTSSWPPAALEGADGSLSPGLKTPAEDVLDATSAKVMAGQLVPGDLVLFTTGDRIPADIRVTKAADLTIDESNLTGETDPVRVTTEARSRRINALGISHVQLPRPSTLSPSDSQGDHANSTTHNIAYMGTLVKSGYGQGIVFATGGSTHFGTIATSVTGTESPRSPLQLSMDDLGSQLSKASFAVIALISFVGWLQGKGLLEIFTISISLAVAAIPEGLPIIVTVTLALGVHRMARHNAIVRRMPKVETLGSVNVVCTDKTGTLTTNHMTTSELWCFGAGGAFDVVSDAESLENKISQASMRILRIGNIANNARLAQKYTDNGAAATAVLSSTIGREDAAPYTRWVGQPTDVAMLDLLDKFNEHDARESVGPRVTETPFSSERKWMGVTIGSDAKGEKEYAYMKGSIEKVLAACDTYLERDGREIVLDHARRQEALAAAETMAAKGLRVLAFASGPVNRSAKGRSTPGAPRSGTPGQDGSGSPLPGSDEAYRDLTFAGLVGMSDPPRPGVARSIRRLMRGGVKVVMITGDAETTAVAIGRQLGMTIAVPSAHSTSQSTVKSVLRGDEVDQMSEQDLAQALQHTTIFARTNPDHKLKIIRALQSRGDIVAMTGDGVNDAPALKKADIGISMGRHGTDVAKEAADMILTDDDFSTILHAIEEGKGIFNNIQNFLTFQLSTSAAGLSLVFLCTCFGFRTPLNAMQILWISERNSRGGVLTGWNFLLTSETQISSWTALRHSRLVSKRLTRT from the exons ATGCAGCTGCCATGGCAGGGGAACCAGGGCGCAAATCACGGGCCGCTGCTCCCTACGGCTGCCGGCAACAGTATTCCGACCATTTCCGGCTTCACTCAGGACTCCGAGGGCGACAAGCCGCCTTCGAGGCCTCGGCATGTCAGGACGACTTCGGCGCATGCGCGG GGCGTTGCCGATGACTTTTCATACATGACCccgagcgaggcggccgcccggcTGCGAACATCTCTGACCCAGGGCCTTACGCCAACCGAAGCCCTGACGCGCCTCGGCGACTATGGCCCGAACGAGATACCCCACGAAGATCCCGAACCGCTATGGCTGCGCTTCGTGAAGCAGTTCCAAGAGCCACTcattgtgctgctgctcgtaTCCGCGGGTACGTCCTTGCTGCTGGGCAACATGGATGATGCAGTCAGCATCACGGTGgccgtcaccatcgtcgtcaccgtcggcttcgtccaGGAATACCGATCGGAGCAGTCAATTGAGGCTCTCAACCACCTGGTTCCGAATCATGCCCACCTTGTGCGGGGCGGACCAGCGAAGCCTCAGGGCACACccaagacgtcgtcgtggccgcccgccgccttggaggGTGCGGACGGCTCCTTGAGCCCCGGCCTCAAGACTCCAGCCGAAGACGTTCTCGATGCAACGTCAGCCAAGGTCATGGCTGGCCAACTTGTTCCGGGCGATCTAGTGCTCTTCACTACCGGCGATCGCATCCCCGCAGACATACGCGTCACCAAAGCGGCAGACCTCACCATCGACGAGTCCAACTTGACCGGAGAGACGGATCCCGTTCGAGTGACCACCGAGGCTCGATCGCGTAGAATCAATGCCCTTGGCATCAGCCATGTCCAGCTCCCTCGCCCATCCACGCTGTCACCGAGCGACAGCCAAGGTGATCACGCCAACAGCACCACACACAACATCGCGTACATGGGAACGCTGGTCAAATCGGGCTACGGCCAAGGCATCGTGTTTGCCACAGGGGGCAGCACGCATTTCGGTACCATCGCAACGAGTGTCACAGGGACCGAGAGCCCGCGATCACCGTTGCAGCTGTCCATGGATGATCTCGGGTCTCAGCTCAGCAAGGCGTCATTTGCTGTCATTGCCCTGATCTCGTTCGTGGGTTGGCTGCAAGGTAAAGGTCTGCTCGAGATATTCACCATCTCCATCTCtttggccgtcgccgccattcCAGAGGGCCTGCCCATCATCGTTACTGTCACTTTAGCCCTCGGAGTGCACCGAATGGCCAGACACAATGCCATTGTTCGCCGCATGCCCAAGGTCGAGACATTGGGGTCGGTGAATGTGGTTTGCACGGACAAGACAG GCACGCTAACGACAAATCATATGACCACCTCCGAGCTGTGGTGCTTTGGAGCAGGAGGTGCGTTTGACGTGGTATCAGATGCCGAGTCTCTTGAAAACAAAATCAGCCAGGCGTCGATGCGAATCCTTCGCATCGGCAATATTGCCAACAACGCACGGCTTGCTCAGAAGTATACGGAcaacggggcggcggccacggccgttCTATCCTCGACCATCGGTCGCGAAGACGCCGCCCCGTACACCCGATGGGTCGGGCAGCCGACAGATGTGGCCATGCTAGACTTGCTTGATAAGTTCAACGAGCACGATGCGCGCGAGTCTGTCGGCCCTCGCGTCACCGAGACCCCGTTCAGCTCCGAGCGCAAGTGGATGGGCGTTACGATCGGATCCGACGCCAAGGGTGAAAAGGAGTATGCGTACATGAAGGGCTCCATTGAAAAGGTGCTCGCGGCTTGTGACACCTACCTTGAACGAGACGGACGCGAAATCGTGCTCGATCACGCCCGGCGCCAGGAGGCACTGGCCGCAGCCGAGACCATGGCGGCCAAGGGTCTCAGGGTACTGGCTTTCGCTAGTGGACCAGTCAACAGATCGGCAAAGggacgctcgacgccgggAGCACCACGCAGTGGCACGCCCGGGCAAGACGGCTCGGGTTCTCCGTTGCCGGGATCGGATGAGGCATATAGGGATCTTACCTTTGCCGGCTTGGTTGGCATGAGCGATCCGCCGAGACCTGGCGTCGCTCGATCGATCAGGCGATTGATGAGAGGTGGCGTCAAAGTCGTCATGATCACAGGCgacgcggagacgacggctgTGGCAATCGGCAGGCAACTGGGCATGACGATTGCTGTGCCTAGCGCTCATTCGACAAGCCAGTCGACGGTGAAGTCCGTTTTGAGGGGCGACGAAGTAGACCAGATGTCTGAGCAAGACCTGGCGCAGGCACTGCAGCACACGACCATCTTTGCCCGAACGAACCCCGACCACAAGCTCAAGATCATCAGAGCGCTGCAATCTCGTGGCGACATCGTGGCCATGACGGGAGATGGCGTCAACGACGCGCCGGCCCTGAAGAAGGCTGACATTGGTATCTCGATGGGCCGCCACGGGACCGACGTTGCCAAAGAAGCGGCGGATATGATtctcaccgacgacgacttctcGACCATTCTGCATGCCATagaggagggcaagggcatATTCAACAACATTCAGAATTTCTTGACGTTTCAGCTCAGcaccagcgcggcgggcctgTCGCTCGTCTTTCTCTGCACCTGCTTTGGCTTCAGGACACCCCTGAATGCCATGCAGATTCTCTGGATCAGTGAGCGCAACTCTCGGGGAGGCGTGTTGACAGGGTGGAATTTCTTGCTAACGAGTGAAACGCAGATATCATCATGGACGGCCCTCCGGCACAGTCGCTTGGTGTCGAAAAGGTTGACCCGGACGTGA